The following proteins come from a genomic window of Polaribacter dokdonensis:
- a CDS encoding nucleoside-diphosphate kinase, with product MATNRTFTMLKPDAVENGHTGAILEKINAAGFRIVALKKTQMTKADAETFYAVHNERPFFGELVEFMTRGPIVAAILEKDNAVDDFRTLIGATNPADAAEGTIRKLYATSMGENAVHGSDSDENAEIEGNFHFSGREQF from the coding sequence ATGGCAACAAATAGAACATTTACAATGCTTAAACCTGATGCTGTAGAAAACGGACATACAGGTGCAATCTTAGAAAAAATAAACGCTGCAGGATTTAGAATTGTGGCTTTAAAGAAAACTCAAATGACAAAAGCAGATGCTGAAACTTTTTATGCTGTGCATAATGAGCGTCCGTTTTTTGGTGAGTTAGTAGAATTTATGACACGTGGACCAATTGTAGCTGCTATCTTAGAAAAAGATAACGCAGTAGATGATTTTAGAACCTTAATTGGTGCTACAAATCCTGCTGATGCTGCTGAAGGTACAATTAGAAAATTATATGCAACTTCTATGGGAGAAAATGCAGTTCATGGTTCAGATTCTGACGAAAATGCAGAAATTGAAGGTAACTTCCATTTTTCTGGTAGAGAGCAATTCTAA
- a CDS encoding alkaline phosphatase D family protein, whose amino-acid sequence MRIYFVLFLTSFLFSNCNIKKQNQVTKVSKNSDFTIAFGSCNKQNKTNVLWQEVKKNNPDLWIWGGDIIYSDTENMSKMKSDYETLLSQEAYKNLANKVPILATWDDHDYGVNDGGIEFPKKQEAQQLFLDFLGVSKNSARRSQEGIYNSKKFITTKGSINVILLDTRYFRTKLTKAKGKRRYVPNKNGEGTILGKEQWSWLQNELNNSKADFNVIVSSIQVLSSEHGFETWGNFPHEVDKLKETIISSKAKGVLLLSGDRHISEFSQTEVPNLPYKLTDFTSSGLTHAYTSYSGEPNKYRVQEVVNEISFGVLNFNFDDKFIDLEMRGRNNKLLQKMKQSY is encoded by the coding sequence ATGAGAATTTATTTCGTTTTATTTCTTACTAGTTTCTTGTTTTCTAACTGCAATATAAAAAAACAAAACCAAGTGACTAAAGTCTCTAAAAATTCTGATTTTACAATAGCTTTTGGTTCTTGCAATAAACAGAACAAAACCAATGTTTTATGGCAAGAAGTTAAGAAGAATAATCCAGATTTATGGATTTGGGGTGGAGATATCATTTATTCTGATACTGAAAATATGTCTAAAATGAAAAGTGATTATGAAACTTTACTAAGCCAAGAGGCCTATAAAAACTTGGCAAATAAAGTTCCAATTTTAGCAACTTGGGATGATCATGATTATGGAGTAAATGATGGTGGAATAGAATTCCCAAAAAAGCAAGAAGCACAACAACTATTTTTAGACTTTTTAGGCGTTTCTAAAAATAGTGCAAGAAGATCACAAGAAGGTATTTATAATTCTAAAAAGTTTATTACTACTAAAGGAAGTATCAATGTAATTTTATTAGACACTCGCTATTTTAGAACCAAACTAACAAAAGCAAAGGGCAAAAGAAGATATGTGCCGAATAAAAACGGAGAAGGTACAATATTAGGAAAAGAACAATGGTCTTGGTTACAGAATGAGCTAAACAATTCTAAAGCCGACTTTAATGTGATAGTAAGTAGTATTCAAGTTTTGTCTTCTGAACATGGTTTTGAAACTTGGGGAAATTTTCCTCATGAAGTAGATAAGCTAAAAGAAACTATCATTTCTTCTAAAGCAAAAGGTGTTTTGCTTTTATCTGGAGATAGGCATATTTCAGAATTTTCACAAACAGAAGTACCGAATTTACCTTATAAACTTACAGATTTCACTTCTAGTGGTTTAACACATGCTTATACCAGTTATTCAGGTGAACCTAATAAATATAGAGTTCAAGAAGTAGTAAATGAGATTAGTTTTGGAGTATTAAATTTTAATTTTGATGACAAATTTATCGATTTAGAAATGAGAGGAAGAAACAATAAATTGCTGCAAAAAATGAAACAATCATATTAA
- a CDS encoding DHH family phosphoesterase has protein sequence MILKGFDELKKFLETPKNIVVVGHRNPDGDAVGSTLALSHYLNKKGHHATVVMPNDYPDFLHWLPGSENTYRFDWQNKQSQRAIQKSDIIFLLDFNALHRVGSNMQKTLEEYPNDFAMIDHHQQPDDVKYMYSDVTICSTAQMVYQFIEMNNDVDLIDKDIATCMYTGIMTDTGSFRFRSTTSTTHRIIADLIDKGAENDRIHNNVYDANSYNRLLLLGQALSNLQILPSYKTAYITLSDEEKKRFDFQKGDTEGVVNYALSLKGIIFAAIFIEDKEQNIIKISFRSKGKFSVNQFARNHFEGGGHDNAAGGKSHLSMEETVTKFSSLLDNYKSDLEVSYEV, from the coding sequence ATGATTTTAAAAGGATTTGATGAGTTAAAAAAGTTTTTAGAAACTCCTAAAAACATAGTGGTTGTAGGTCATAGAAATCCAGATGGAGATGCTGTTGGTTCTACCTTAGCCTTAAGCCATTATCTAAACAAAAAAGGGCATCATGCAACAGTTGTAATGCCTAATGATTATCCTGATTTTTTACATTGGTTGCCAGGTTCTGAGAATACATATAGATTTGATTGGCAGAACAAACAATCTCAAAGAGCAATTCAAAAATCGGATATTATCTTTTTATTAGATTTTAATGCATTACATAGAGTAGGTTCTAATATGCAAAAAACCTTAGAAGAATATCCTAATGACTTTGCTATGATAGATCATCATCAACAACCAGATGATGTAAAATACATGTATTCTGATGTTACTATTTGTTCTACTGCACAAATGGTATATCAATTTATTGAAATGAATAATGATGTTGATCTTATTGATAAGGATATAGCTACTTGCATGTATACAGGTATTATGACAGATACAGGTTCTTTTAGATTTAGATCTACTACAAGCACAACACATAGAATTATTGCAGATTTAATAGATAAAGGTGCAGAGAATGACAGAATACACAATAATGTATATGATGCGAATTCTTACAACCGACTTTTATTATTAGGCCAAGCTTTAAGTAATTTACAGATTTTACCTTCTTACAAAACAGCATACATTACCTTATCAGATGAAGAAAAGAAACGTTTCGATTTTCAAAAAGGAGATACAGAAGGTGTTGTAAATTATGCTTTATCTTTAAAAGGAATTATTTTTGCAGCAATTTTTATTGAAGATAAAGAACAGAATATTATTAAAATTTCTTTTAGATCTAAAGGTAAGTTTTCTGTAAATCAATTTGCTAGAAATCATTTTGAAGGAGGAGGACATGATAATGCAGCAGGTGGAAAATCGCATTTATCTATGGAGGAAACTGTAACTAAGTTTTCTTCTTTATTAGATAATTATAAATCGGATTTAGAGGTTTCCTATGAAGTATAA
- the gldI gene encoding gliding motility-associated peptidyl-prolyl isomerase GldI: MKYKLVLFLLLMLGAVSCSKIEPRKPINPKPSTTLYFEAMQQNKILNQKADVLIAALIQKDSTTQYIQSSNGFWYTYNEKVEEDLPTPKQGDEITITYSISDLNDSIIYSKEELGLKTYKVDREDFITGLQKGVKLMKVGETVTFVLPAYSAFGITGDNNKIGLNQSIKSTLTLININK, translated from the coding sequence ATGAAGTATAAATTAGTGCTATTTTTGTTGTTGATGCTTGGTGCTGTTTCTTGCTCTAAAATAGAGCCAAGAAAACCTATAAACCCAAAACCATCTACAACACTGTATTTTGAAGCAATGCAACAAAATAAAATTTTAAATCAAAAAGCAGATGTACTTATTGCAGCATTAATTCAAAAAGATTCTACAACTCAATACATACAATCATCAAATGGGTTTTGGTACACTTATAATGAAAAGGTAGAAGAAGATTTACCAACACCAAAACAAGGTGATGAAATTACAATCACTTATTCAATCTCCGATTTAAATGATTCTATCATTTATAGCAAAGAAGAATTAGGTTTAAAAACTTATAAAGTAGACAGAGAAGATTTTATTACAGGTCTGCAAAAAGGGGTTAAGCTTATGAAAGTAGGAGAAACAGTAACCTTTGTATTACCTGCATATAGTGCATTTGGTATTACAGGAGACAACAATAAAATAGGTTTAAACCAATCAATTAAAAGTACATTAACATTAATCAACATAAATAAATAG
- a CDS encoding FKBP-type peptidyl-prolyl cis-trans isomerase, with translation MKVIKSLALVAGLATMVSCNNQKADVKSLETEIDSASYALGMDMAIKIKSNFSEADTDMFLQGYRNGMDSTNMLMKEEELGDFLRTFFQKQQMEKAQNEAKVKFAAVKAAGEKFLAENKTKEGVVTTDSGLQYMVLKEGKGDVIDPTNKVKLHYHGTTIDGQVFDSTVDRNEPYETVANIFIPGFNEGLAMMKVGSKYKFFIPQELAYGAQQRGQLIKPFSALIFEVEILEILED, from the coding sequence ATGAAAGTAATTAAAAGTTTAGCGTTAGTAGCAGGTTTAGCTACAATGGTTTCTTGTAACAATCAAAAAGCAGATGTTAAGTCTTTAGAAACAGAAATAGATTCAGCTAGTTATGCTTTAGGTATGGATATGGCTATTAAAATTAAATCTAATTTTAGTGAGGCAGACACAGATATGTTTTTACAAGGTTATAGAAATGGAATGGATTCAACAAATATGTTGATGAAAGAAGAAGAACTTGGAGATTTCTTAAGAACGTTTTTCCAGAAACAACAAATGGAAAAAGCACAAAATGAAGCAAAAGTAAAATTTGCTGCAGTAAAAGCTGCAGGAGAAAAATTCTTAGCAGAAAACAAAACGAAAGAAGGTGTTGTAACTACAGATAGTGGATTACAATACATGGTTTTAAAAGAAGGTAAAGGTGATGTGATAGACCCTACAAATAAAGTGAAGTTACATTATCATGGAACTACCATTGATGGACAAGTTTTTGATAGTACAGTAGATAGAAATGAACCATATGAAACTGTAGCAAACATTTTTATACCTGGCTTTAACGAAGGTTTAGCTATGATGAAAGTAGGTTCTAAATATAAATTCTTTATTCCACAAGAATTGGCATATGGAGCACAACAAAGAGGACAATTAATTAAGCCTTTTTCTGCTTTAATTTTTGAGGTAGAGATTTTAGAAATTTTAGAAGACTAG
- a CDS encoding peptidylprolyl isomerase, which yields MKKGIYSVLFLVLLFSCKPAEYKDLNDGLYAEIQTNKGDILIELYAKDVPMTVANFVALAEGTNNRVADSLKGKKFYDGIRFHRVVDNFIIQGGDPTETGRGTAGYRFGDEFTRNEEGALMYKHNDAGILSMANGGPNSNGSQFFITHKPIPHLDGKHSVFGKTIVNSKQLSALKKQFSDSLALDKAIDSLRMAVVNNIKRLDTIETIKIIRIGAEANSFDEAEVFDRELSEFAESEEDRLKKEKDIETARYSKYLANKDVFLAKMDEAKAKKTDSGLRILKLKSNPSGEKVVDNKPIQAHFTLYTADGKKIQTTEENSKPFVFQLDDEQRPMITGFKEGVKNLRTGEKVRLFIPYYIGFGEAKYGPFPAKSDLVFEVEILEIGK from the coding sequence ATGAAAAAGGGAATATATAGCGTATTATTTTTAGTATTACTTTTTAGTTGTAAACCAGCAGAGTATAAAGACTTAAACGATGGTCTTTATGCTGAGATACAGACAAATAAAGGTGATATTTTAATAGAACTTTACGCAAAAGATGTTCCTATGACTGTGGCTAACTTTGTAGCTTTAGCAGAAGGTACAAACAATAGAGTAGCAGATTCTTTAAAAGGTAAAAAATTCTATGATGGCATTCGTTTTCATAGAGTTGTAGATAATTTTATCATACAAGGAGGAGATCCTACAGAAACAGGAAGAGGAACTGCAGGTTATAGATTTGGAGACGAATTTACCAGAAATGAAGAAGGTGCATTAATGTATAAGCATAATGATGCAGGAATCTTATCTATGGCAAATGGAGGCCCTAATTCTAATGGAAGTCAGTTTTTTATTACACACAAACCAATACCACATTTAGATGGTAAGCATAGTGTTTTTGGTAAAACAATTGTAAATTCTAAGCAATTATCAGCTTTAAAAAAGCAATTTTCAGATTCTTTAGCTTTAGATAAAGCTATTGATTCTTTAAGAATGGCTGTTGTAAATAACATAAAAAGGTTAGATACCATAGAAACCATTAAAATTATTAGAATTGGTGCTGAAGCTAACTCTTTTGACGAGGCTGAAGTTTTTGATAGAGAACTATCTGAATTTGCTGAAAGCGAAGAAGATCGTTTAAAAAAAGAGAAAGATATTGAAACTGCTCGTTATTCTAAATATTTGGCAAATAAGGATGTTTTTCTTGCAAAAATGGATGAAGCTAAGGCTAAGAAAACAGATTCTGGTTTACGTATTTTAAAATTAAAAAGTAATCCTTCAGGAGAAAAGGTAGTTGATAATAAACCAATTCAGGCACATTTTACTTTGTATACTGCTGATGGTAAAAAAATTCAAACTACAGAAGAGAATAGTAAGCCATTTGTTTTTCAATTAGATGATGAGCAAAGGCCTATGATTACTGGTTTTAAAGAAGGTGTTAAAAACTTAAGAACAGGTGAAAAGGTTAGACTTTTTATTCCTTATTATATAGGATTTGGAGAGGCAAAATACGGTCCTTTTCCTGCAAAATCTGATTTAGTTTTCGAAGTAGAAATTTTAGAAATAGGCAAATAG
- a CDS encoding phosphatase PAP2 family protein encodes MFESLIQLDKQVLIFINNLGTEQWDPFWLAVTNQFSWIPLFALILFLILKNFGWKRGGVMILFLIALVAISDQFTVFVKDNSYRLRPINDPEIAHLLRVLVKPQSFSFMSGHATTSTFFSVFVIFLLREKYKKIYLILIFPFLFAFSRLYLAVHFPLDVISGILTGLIFANIYYFFFKKVDEKLFF; translated from the coding sequence TTGTTTGAATCATTAATACAATTAGACAAACAAGTTCTTATTTTTATAAATAATTTAGGAACAGAACAATGGGATCCATTTTGGTTGGCTGTAACCAATCAATTCAGTTGGATTCCATTGTTTGCTCTTATCTTATTTTTGATTCTAAAAAACTTTGGTTGGAAACGTGGAGGAGTAATGATTTTGTTCTTAATAGCATTAGTTGCTATATCAGATCAGTTTACGGTTTTTGTGAAAGATAATTCTTATAGATTAAGACCAATTAATGATCCTGAGATAGCACATTTATTGCGTGTTTTGGTAAAACCACAAAGTTTTAGTTTTATGTCTGGGCATGCAACAACATCTACTTTCTTTTCAGTCTTTGTAATTTTCTTATTAAGAGAAAAGTATAAAAAGATATATTTAATCTTAATTTTTCCATTTCTTTTTGCTTTTAGTAGATTATACCTAGCAGTGCATTTCCCATTAGATGTAATATCAGGTATACTTACAGGGCTTATCTTTGCAAATATCTACTACTTTTTCTTTAAGAAAGTTGATGAAAAACTATTCTTCTAG
- a CDS encoding LTA synthase family protein translates to MLILFNIIFRILFYYLFAELETATSSERQTAFWLGLRFDIKLASIAIFPLALLILIVNRRFFAYKFYRKLSYFYLIITYIVLTLFYITDFGYYDYLSLRLDAASLRFLEDLKISTQVLFESYPVFKGIFGLLILGYFIYKLSKFLYNQFSNQETHFSIKLKTGYFVATILILSFSIYNSFTHYPLRWSEAFFSKNNKVNQFALNPVLYFFDSFKFRSESVDMEEFKKYYPVIAEELNLPKDTISFERKVVFPDSLKTKPNVVIVMLESVGVKPLSYYGNPINSSPVIDSLIPLSTSFSNFYVHKSGTAASVFASVTGLPDIDDINTASRNPMIINQRILFDQFEGYEKLYFLGGSANWANIRGVFQANINGLKIFEEGSYENENRADVWGIDDYELFKESDKVLKKLHEKEEPFVAYIQTATNHIPFTVPDQKESFAPLSEDAISNDLLKKSGFKSVAQLNALRYLDFNIGKFLERAKESGYYDNTIFVFFGDHNTMMNRNHQYTTEHDLNINLQHALFFIHGPKYVKPKVVQKNAKLIDLFPTIMHLIKEDYTNYTLGSNILDTLDNKLTSSFVYLNMKGEPTVGLLQDSMYYSRTNISKTKGLYNLKDNNLVDIKEKYPNKAAAMDSLLNAYYHSTKYLYFNNKKLEE, encoded by the coding sequence TTGTTAATACTCTTTAACATCATTTTCAGAATCTTATTTTATTATTTATTTGCTGAGTTAGAAACAGCAACTTCTTCAGAAAGACAGACTGCTTTTTGGCTAGGTTTAAGGTTCGATATTAAATTGGCTTCTATTGCTATATTTCCTTTAGCGTTATTAATTTTAATTGTTAATAGACGTTTTTTTGCATATAAATTCTACAGAAAGCTTTCCTACTTTTATTTAATCATAACCTACATTGTACTTACATTATTCTATATAACCGATTTTGGTTATTATGATTATTTATCACTTAGATTAGATGCAGCTTCTTTACGCTTTTTAGAAGACTTAAAAATTTCTACGCAAGTGCTGTTTGAAAGTTACCCTGTTTTTAAAGGTATTTTTGGCTTACTAATTTTAGGATACTTTATTTACAAACTTTCTAAATTTCTGTACAATCAATTCAGTAATCAAGAAACTCATTTTTCAATAAAATTAAAAACAGGATATTTTGTAGCAACAATATTAATACTCTCATTTAGTATTTATAATAGTTTTACTCATTATCCTCTGAGATGGAGTGAGGCTTTTTTCTCTAAGAATAATAAAGTAAATCAGTTTGCTTTAAATCCTGTTCTATATTTCTTTGATAGCTTTAAATTTAGAAGCGAAAGTGTTGATATGGAAGAATTTAAAAAATACTATCCAGTAATCGCAGAAGAATTAAATTTACCAAAAGACACAATTTCGTTTGAAAGGAAAGTTGTTTTTCCTGATAGTTTAAAAACAAAGCCAAATGTGGTTATTGTAATGTTAGAATCTGTTGGAGTAAAACCTTTAAGTTATTATGGAAATCCCATAAACAGTTCTCCTGTAATAGACTCTTTAATTCCTTTAAGTACTAGTTTTTCTAACTTTTATGTGCATAAATCTGGAACAGCTGCAAGTGTATTTGCAAGTGTAACAGGTTTACCAGATATAGATGATATTAACACTGCTTCTAGGAATCCAATGATTATAAATCAACGAATTTTGTTTGATCAGTTTGAAGGATATGAAAAACTTTACTTTCTTGGTGGAAGTGCAAATTGGGCCAATATTAGAGGAGTTTTTCAAGCAAACATTAACGGACTTAAAATTTTTGAAGAAGGCAGCTATGAAAATGAAAACAGAGCTGATGTTTGGGGTATAGACGATTATGAGTTGTTTAAAGAGTCAGATAAGGTACTTAAAAAACTACATGAAAAAGAAGAACCTTTTGTAGCTTACATTCAGACTGCAACTAATCATATTCCATTTACAGTACCCGATCAAAAAGAGAGTTTTGCTCCTCTTTCTGAGGATGCCATTTCTAATGACTTGTTAAAAAAATCTGGCTTTAAATCGGTTGCACAATTAAATGCTTTACGTTATTTAGATTTTAATATTGGTAAATTTTTAGAAAGAGCTAAAGAATCTGGTTATTATGATAATACCATTTTTGTGTTTTTTGGTGATCATAATACCATGATGAACAGAAATCATCAATATACAACTGAGCATGATTTGAATATTAATTTACAACACGCACTTTTCTTTATCCATGGACCAAAATATGTAAAACCTAAAGTAGTTCAGAAAAATGCAAAATTGATAGATTTATTCCCTACAATTATGCATCTAATTAAAGAAGATTATACAAATTATACTTTAGGAAGTAATATTTTAGACACTTTAGATAATAAACTAACATCATCTTTTGTGTATTTAAATATGAAAGGTGAACCTACTGTTGGTTTACTGCAAGATAGCATGTATTACTCAAGAACAAATATCTCCAAAACAAAAGGATTGTATAATTTAAAGGATAATAACTTGGTTGATATTAAAGAGAAATATCCTAATAAAGCAGCAGCTATGGATAGCCTTTTGAATGCTTATTACCACTCAACAAAGTATTTATACTTCAATAATAAAAAGCTAGAAGAATAG
- a CDS encoding peroxiredoxin family protein, whose amino-acid sequence MRLIVVLIGFLCFFSCTSKETKTLEKGNYRGFLQIQDNEEIPFLFQVENDTLLTIFNADEKIKVDEITYTNDSAKIQTPVFEGYIIAKLNNTGLKGTFHKPSLDRIVPFKAVKDSTRFSIVNQASVNISGNWETVFSKDSEVDKYIAKGIFNQKGNTVTGTFRTTSGDYRYLEGVMDGDSLRLSTFDGAHAFLFKAKATDSTLNGFFYSDNHWKEPFTAKLNSDYELPNEEELTYIKEGYEFFDFSFPDTRGRVVSLSDPEFKNKVIIIQIMGTWCPNCLDESKYLVKYLQENPNKDLQVISLAFEVAKTRLKAYDRINRLKDRIGINYPVLLAQFGNAANKDLAQQKLPMLNHLISYPTTLFLDKNRKVRKIHTGFNGPATGEKYQEFKKEFESFVALLLTEDE is encoded by the coding sequence ATGCGATTAATAGTAGTGCTTATCGGTTTTTTATGTTTTTTTTCTTGTACATCTAAGGAGACAAAAACTCTGGAAAAAGGGAATTATAGAGGTTTTCTGCAAATTCAAGATAATGAAGAAATTCCGTTTTTGTTTCAAGTAGAAAATGATACTTTGTTAACCATCTTTAATGCCGATGAAAAAATTAAGGTTGATGAAATTACGTATACTAACGATTCTGCAAAGATACAAACACCTGTTTTTGAAGGATATATTATTGCAAAATTAAATAATACAGGCTTAAAAGGCACTTTTCATAAACCTAGTTTAGACAGAATAGTACCCTTTAAAGCTGTAAAAGATTCAACAAGATTTTCTATAGTTAACCAAGCTTCTGTAAACATTTCTGGTAATTGGGAAACTGTATTTAGTAAAGATTCTGAAGTAGATAAATATATTGCAAAAGGTATATTCAATCAAAAAGGAAATACAGTAACAGGTACATTTAGAACAACTTCTGGAGATTATAGGTATTTAGAAGGAGTAATGGATGGCGATTCTTTACGATTATCAACCTTTGATGGTGCACATGCATTTTTATTTAAAGCGAAAGCAACAGATTCTACTTTAAACGGATTTTTCTATTCTGATAATCATTGGAAAGAACCTTTTACAGCCAAATTAAACTCAGATTATGAATTGCCAAATGAAGAAGAATTAACTTACATCAAAGAAGGTTATGAGTTTTTCGATTTTTCTTTTCCAGATACAAGAGGAAGAGTAGTTTCTTTGAGTGATCCTGAATTTAAAAACAAAGTAATCATTATACAAATTATGGGAACTTGGTGCCCAAATTGTTTAGATGAAAGTAAGTATTTAGTAAAATACTTACAAGAAAACCCTAATAAAGACTTGCAAGTTATTTCCTTAGCTTTTGAAGTGGCTAAAACTAGACTGAAAGCTTATGATAGAATAAATCGTTTAAAAGACAGAATAGGTATTAATTACCCTGTTTTATTAGCTCAGTTTGGTAATGCTGCTAACAAAGATTTAGCTCAGCAAAAACTACCAATGCTAAATCATTTAATATCTTATCCAACAACATTGTTTTTAGATAAAAACAGAAAGGTTAGAAAAATACATACAGGTTTTAATGGACCAGCAACTGGTGAAAAATACCAAGAGTTTAAAAAGGAATTCGAATCTTTTGTAGCTTTATTATTAACTGAAGATGAATAA